A genomic stretch from Aliidongia dinghuensis includes:
- a CDS encoding NAD-dependent succinate-semialdehyde dehydrogenase yields MYPTVQLLIDGNWGPSQSGKTLDVLNPATGEVNGTVAHADIPDLDRALAAAQKGFETWRRMSAYDRSKIMRKAAETLRTRVDEIARIMTLEQGKPFGEAKIETAFSADIIEWFAEEARRAYGRVVPSRAENVMQLVIKEPVGPVAAFTPWNFPINQANRKICGALAAGCSIIVKGPEETPGSLAAYAQCWLDAGLPAGVINLVFGVPATISEYLIPHPIIKKISFTGSTPVGKHLAALAGAHMKRVTMELGGHAPSMVFDDANIDTAATILGTNKFRNAGQVCVAPTRFLVQDAVHDEFVEKLVAHAKKIKVGNGLEQGTTMGPLANARRIPAMETLINDAVAKGATIAAGGKRIGNVGNFFEPTVLTGMTTDMRAMNEEPFGPLALVGRFSTIDEVIAEANRLDYGLAAYAYTSSQKTLQTLTSRVEVGMLSVNHHGIALPEVPFGGVKDSGYGSEGGTEAIEAYLNTKMVSAAAL; encoded by the coding sequence ATGTATCCAACCGTCCAGCTTCTCATCGACGGCAATTGGGGGCCGAGTCAATCGGGCAAGACCCTCGACGTTCTGAACCCCGCGACCGGGGAGGTGAACGGCACCGTGGCCCATGCCGACATCCCCGACCTCGACCGGGCGCTCGCGGCCGCGCAAAAGGGGTTCGAGACCTGGCGCCGCATGTCGGCTTACGATCGCAGCAAGATCATGCGCAAGGCGGCCGAGACCCTGCGCACCCGCGTCGACGAGATCGCCCGTATCATGACGCTCGAGCAGGGCAAGCCCTTCGGCGAGGCGAAGATCGAGACGGCGTTCTCGGCCGACATCATCGAATGGTTCGCCGAGGAAGCCCGACGCGCATACGGCCGCGTCGTGCCGAGCCGGGCCGAGAACGTGATGCAGCTGGTGATCAAGGAGCCGGTCGGCCCGGTCGCCGCCTTCACGCCGTGGAATTTCCCGATCAACCAGGCCAACCGCAAGATCTGCGGCGCGCTTGCGGCCGGCTGCTCCATCATCGTCAAGGGTCCGGAAGAGACGCCGGGTTCACTCGCGGCCTATGCCCAGTGCTGGCTTGATGCCGGCTTGCCGGCGGGCGTCATCAACCTTGTCTTCGGCGTGCCGGCGACGATCAGCGAGTATCTGATCCCGCATCCGATCATCAAGAAGATCTCGTTCACCGGCTCGACCCCGGTCGGCAAACATCTGGCCGCCCTCGCCGGCGCCCACATGAAGCGGGTGACAATGGAGCTCGGCGGCCATGCGCCGTCGATGGTGTTCGACGACGCCAATATCGACACCGCAGCCACCATTCTGGGCACCAACAAGTTCCGCAATGCCGGCCAGGTCTGCGTCGCTCCGACCCGCTTCCTCGTGCAGGACGCGGTCCATGACGAATTCGTCGAGAAGCTTGTCGCCCATGCCAAGAAGATCAAGGTCGGCAACGGCCTCGAGCAAGGCACCACAATGGGCCCACTCGCCAACGCCCGGCGCATCCCGGCGATGGAGACGCTGATCAACGATGCTGTTGCCAAGGGTGCGACCATTGCCGCCGGCGGCAAGCGGATCGGCAATGTCGGCAATTTCTTCGAGCCGACCGTGCTGACCGGCATGACCACCGACATGCGCGCGATGAACGAGGAGCCGTTCGGTCCGTTGGCGCTCGTCGGCCGGTTCTCGACCATCGACGAGGTGATTGCCGAGGCCAACCGGCTCGATTACGGCCTGGCGGCCTACGCTTACACCTCGTCGCAGAAGACGCTTCAGACGCTGACGAGCCGGGTCGAGGTCGGCATGCTGTCGGTCAATCATCATGGCATCGCCCTGCCCGAAGTGCCGTTCGGCGGCGTCAAGGACAGCGGCTATGGCTCAGAGGGCGGTACCGAGGCGATCGAGGCCTACCTGAACACCAAGATGGTGTCGGCCGCGGCACTTTAG
- a CDS encoding ABC transporter ATP-binding protein: MRPAQPIAIEPLVAGQLAARSSSAAAPSEGVAVSCRNLLKTYGTLAALNDVSLAIRPNEFFTLLGPSGCGKTTLLRAIAGFVSLDGGSITVHGQRLDGLPPHKRPVNTVFQSYAVFPHMTVADNIAFGLEMERWPKRRITTRVEEMLRLVQLDGMAARKPAQLSGGQQQRVAVARALAKGPRVLLLDEPLSALDQKLRTGMQLELKRLQRETGITFVFVTHDQREALTMSDRIAVMNAGNVLQIGSPEEIYERPAARFVADFIGEMNFIPAEAAGGCRYRLATGLELDASEPASTGTPVTLAIRPERLRLGPISADSLAATVQETVYEGTDTIYYLAMTNGDRLRAREQNRSGSLPQFGVGDKVGLTLPACSIRVLTA; encoded by the coding sequence TTGAGGCCAGCGCAGCCGATCGCCATCGAGCCCCTTGTCGCAGGCCAGCTGGCTGCGCGTTCCAGCAGCGCGGCGGCCCCGAGCGAGGGCGTGGCGGTCAGCTGCCGAAACCTCCTGAAGACCTACGGCACCCTGGCGGCACTCAATGACGTCTCGCTGGCGATCCGGCCCAACGAGTTCTTCACGCTGCTGGGTCCGTCGGGCTGCGGCAAGACCACGCTGCTGCGCGCGATCGCCGGGTTCGTCAGCCTGGACGGCGGCAGCATCACCGTCCATGGCCAGCGGCTGGACGGGCTGCCACCGCACAAGCGCCCGGTCAATACCGTGTTCCAGAGCTACGCCGTATTCCCGCACATGACGGTCGCCGACAACATCGCATTCGGGCTCGAGATGGAGCGCTGGCCGAAGCGCAGGATCACCACTCGCGTTGAAGAAATGCTGCGGCTCGTGCAGCTCGACGGCATGGCCGCGCGCAAGCCGGCGCAGCTTTCGGGCGGCCAGCAACAGCGCGTCGCCGTCGCCCGGGCGCTTGCCAAAGGCCCGCGCGTCCTGCTGCTCGACGAGCCGCTCTCGGCACTGGACCAGAAGCTGCGCACTGGAATGCAGCTCGAGCTGAAGCGCCTGCAGCGCGAGACCGGCATCACGTTCGTCTTCGTCACGCACGACCAGCGCGAAGCGCTCACCATGTCGGACCGCATCGCGGTCATGAACGCCGGCAACGTGCTGCAGATCGGCTCTCCGGAGGAGATTTACGAGCGACCGGCCGCGCGGTTCGTCGCCGACTTCATCGGCGAGATGAATTTCATTCCGGCCGAGGCGGCGGGCGGCTGCCGCTACCGCCTCGCAACAGGCCTGGAACTGGACGCGTCGGAGCCGGCGTCGACCGGGACACCCGTGACGTTGGCCATCCGCCCCGAACGGTTGAGGCTCGGACCGATTTCCGCCGACAGCTTGGCCGCGACGGTCCAGGAAACCGTCTACGAAGGCACGGATACGATCTATTACCTGGCCATGACCAATGGTGACCGGCTTCGGGCGCGCGAGCAGAATCGCAGCGGCTCGCTGCCGCAGTTCGGCGTCGGTGACAAGGTCGGCCTTACGCTGCCGGCCTGCTCCATCCGGGTATTGACCGCATGA
- a CDS encoding pyridoxal phosphate-dependent aminotransferase has protein sequence MSYLASRLSAVKPSASMAASQAAKALRAKGADVIDLGLGEPDFPTPEHIVEAAHAAAKTGLTLYTGAAGTPEVREAVAGKFRRENGLDYTADETIVANGAKQIIFNALMATLEPGDEVILPAPYFVSYPEMAKLLGGTPVVVECLETTGFRLTPERLEQAITPKTKWLFLNTPGNPSGAVYSEADLRALGTILAKHPQVLVLSDEIYEHIIFDGREFVSFGKACPELRDRSLIVNGASKAYAMTGWRVGYAAGPLPLIKAMATIQSQSVTSVCSIAQAAALAALNGPQDNVARFRKAFEDRRNLVVDGIRRANDLTLAPPEGAFYAYIGCANLIGRRTSKGVELTDDATVATYLLTEGRVASVPGVAYGLSPYFRISTAASAEVLTEAVARINAAVAQVE, from the coding sequence ATGAGCTATCTCGCGTCCCGCCTCTCGGCGGTGAAGCCTTCAGCCTCCATGGCGGCGTCACAGGCTGCCAAGGCACTGCGGGCGAAGGGCGCCGACGTCATCGACCTCGGCCTCGGCGAGCCAGACTTCCCGACACCGGAACATATCGTCGAAGCCGCCCATGCCGCCGCGAAGACTGGCCTGACCCTCTATACCGGTGCTGCGGGCACGCCCGAGGTGCGCGAGGCCGTGGCCGGCAAGTTCAGGCGCGAAAACGGGCTGGACTACACGGCTGACGAGACCATCGTCGCCAACGGCGCGAAGCAGATCATCTTCAACGCGTTGATGGCGACGCTGGAACCCGGCGACGAAGTCATCCTGCCCGCCCCCTATTTCGTCTCTTATCCAGAGATGGCAAAGCTGCTGGGGGGCACGCCGGTCGTCGTTGAATGCCTGGAAACGACAGGGTTCAGGCTCACGCCCGAGCGGCTCGAGCAGGCGATCACGCCGAAAACCAAGTGGCTGTTTCTGAACACGCCCGGCAATCCGTCCGGCGCCGTCTATTCCGAGGCGGACCTGCGGGCGCTCGGCACGATCCTGGCCAAACACCCCCAAGTGCTCGTGCTCTCTGACGAGATCTATGAGCACATCATTTTCGACGGCCGCGAATTCGTATCCTTCGGCAAGGCATGTCCTGAGCTCCGGGATCGGAGCCTGATCGTCAACGGCGCTTCCAAGGCCTATGCGATGACGGGCTGGCGCGTCGGCTATGCCGCGGGCCCGCTGCCGCTCATCAAGGCCATGGCGACGATTCAGAGCCAGTCGGTCACGTCGGTCTGTTCGATCGCGCAGGCGGCCGCCCTCGCTGCATTGAACGGCCCGCAAGACAACGTGGCCCGGTTCAGGAAAGCCTTCGAAGATCGCAGAAATCTCGTCGTCGACGGCATCAGGCGGGCAAACGACCTGACGCTCGCACCCCCTGAAGGTGCCTTCTACGCGTATATCGGCTGCGCCAACCTGATCGGCCGCAGGACGTCCAAAGGTGTCGAGCTCACGGACGATGCCACCGTCGCGACATATCTCCTGACCGAGGGCCGCGTGGCGTCGGTGCCGGGTGTCGCCTACGGTCTATCGCCCTATTTCCGCATCTCCACGGCCGCCAGTGCGGAGGTGCTTACCGAGGCCGTCGCACGGATCAATGCCGCCGTGGCGCAAGTGGAGTAG
- a CDS encoding hydantoinase B/oxoprolinase family protein, translating into MSDIGEIRMQVMWNRLISVVEEQALTLLRTAFSTSVRESGDLSAGVFDTRGQMLAQAVTGTPGHVNTMAEAVLQFMREIPRENMFEGDTYVTNDPWQGTGHLHDITMVSPSFLDGELVAFFACTAHVVDVGGRGFGADGKSVYEEGLQIPIMKFAEKGKVNLDLVKILRCNVREPNQVVGDFYSLAACNDVGHRRLVDMMTEIGLTSLDGLGEFIFSRTRAAMLERIQALPKGSWSNELVTDGYDEPVKLVATVSARDDHVHVDFSGSAPMSRWGINVPIIYSKAYACFALKCVVAPDIPNNAASLDFFTVSSPTNIVNAVRPAPVALRHVIGHMVPDLVLGAMAKALPGKILAEGAAALWNIHISARPVDGAAGRRAEVLMFNSGGMGARPGLDGLSATAFPSGVHTMPIEATEHTGPIVIWRKELRPDSGGDGEFRGGLGQVLEIAATDGHEFDFSAMFDRVGHPAKGRLGGKDGAPGVVRLDDGTRMRPKGWQHVPAGRRLVLELPGGGGYGDPSKRDPAARAHDNSKGYVSETQS; encoded by the coding sequence ATGAGCGACATTGGCGAAATCCGCATGCAGGTCATGTGGAACCGGTTGATCTCGGTTGTCGAGGAACAGGCACTCACCCTGTTGCGCACGGCCTTCTCGACCTCGGTGCGCGAGTCCGGCGACCTCTCGGCCGGCGTCTTCGACACCCGGGGCCAGATGCTGGCGCAGGCGGTGACCGGCACGCCCGGCCACGTGAACACCATGGCCGAGGCCGTGCTGCAGTTCATGCGCGAGATCCCGCGCGAGAACATGTTCGAGGGCGACACCTACGTCACCAACGATCCCTGGCAAGGCACCGGTCACCTGCACGACATCACGATGGTGTCGCCGTCGTTCCTTGACGGCGAGCTCGTGGCCTTCTTTGCCTGCACCGCCCACGTGGTGGATGTCGGCGGGCGCGGCTTCGGCGCCGACGGCAAGTCGGTGTACGAGGAAGGCCTCCAGATCCCGATCATGAAGTTCGCGGAGAAGGGTAAGGTCAATCTCGACCTTGTGAAGATCCTGCGCTGCAACGTCCGCGAGCCCAACCAGGTCGTCGGCGACTTCTATTCTCTGGCCGCCTGCAATGACGTCGGCCATCGCCGGCTCGTCGACATGATGACGGAGATCGGGCTGACATCGCTCGATGGCCTCGGCGAGTTCATCTTCTCACGCACACGCGCGGCGATGCTCGAGCGGATCCAGGCCCTGCCGAAGGGCAGCTGGTCCAACGAGCTCGTCACGGACGGCTATGACGAGCCGGTAAAACTCGTGGCGACCGTCTCTGCCCGCGACGACCACGTGCATGTCGATTTCTCAGGCAGCGCGCCCATGAGCCGCTGGGGCATCAACGTGCCCATCATCTACAGCAAGGCCTACGCCTGCTTCGCGCTCAAATGCGTCGTGGCACCCGACATCCCGAACAACGCCGCCTCGTTGGACTTCTTCACGGTATCGTCGCCGACGAACATCGTTAACGCGGTGCGCCCGGCGCCGGTGGCGCTCAGGCATGTCATCGGTCACATGGTCCCCGACCTCGTGCTGGGGGCGATGGCCAAGGCACTGCCCGGGAAAATCCTGGCGGAGGGAGCGGCGGCACTCTGGAACATCCACATCTCGGCCCGACCGGTGGACGGTGCCGCGGGACGCCGCGCCGAGGTGCTGATGTTCAATTCGGGCGGCATGGGCGCGCGACCGGGGCTCGACGGGCTCTCCGCCACGGCCTTCCCATCGGGCGTCCACACGATGCCGATCGAGGCGACGGAGCATACCGGCCCGATCGTGATCTGGCGCAAGGAGCTGCGCCCGGATTCCGGCGGCGACGGCGAGTTCCGCGGCGGCCTCGGACAGGTTCTCGAAATCGCAGCAACGGACGGCCACGAGTTCGATTTCTCGGCGATGTTCGATCGGGTCGGCCATCCGGCCAAGGGACGGCTCGGCGGCAAGGATGGCGCGCCAGGCGTCGTGAGGCTCGACGACGGCACACGCATGCGGCCCAAGGGCTGGCAACACGTCCCCGCCGGCCGCCGGTTGGTTCTGGAACTGCCGGGCGGTGGCGGCTATGGCGATCCGTCGAAGCGCGACCCCGCCGCCAGAGCCCATGACAATTCCAAAGGCTACGTTTCGGAGACACAGTCATGA
- a CDS encoding hydantoinase/oxoprolinase family protein: protein MSFNKDTIRLGADIGGTFTDIALDLRGKIFSTKVLTNYSAPEQAILDGIAIVARDAGISPADIDIVIHGTTLATNALIERRGAKTALVTTEGFRDVIEMRTENRFEQYDLNLQLPTPLIPREHRFAVKGRIGAEGQELQPLDEAALEEIADTIAAGGFGAIAIGFIHSYVNPSHERRAREILRKKLNIPISISAEVSPQMREFERFNTVCANAYVRPQMATYLARFETRLKELGADCPIFMIHSGGGIISVETASEFPVRLVESGPAGGAIFAADIAQRFGLDKVVSYDMGGTTAKICLIEDYAPRTARTFEVARTYRFCKGSGMPISIPVIEMIEIGAGGGSIAWVDAMGRIQTGPESAGSEPGPACYGRGGKRPAITDADLMLGKLDPHNFAGGAITLDTSAAKEAILNDVGERLSLDAMSTAFGICEVVDENMANAARVHAVENGKNISDNIMIAFGGAAPLHAARLCEKLSIDRCLVPQGAGVGSAIGFLKAPFGYEAVASRLTRLSQFNAAEVNALLDDLTASAERFVRAGTSGAIVREITAFMRYSGQGWEIPVPLPDEPFGDDAAGKLTDWFQTHYQRFFGRAIDGLDGLEIEVVTWSVKARDNRPAPAHHELCAGTTTLPADLCRAVFDPAKGSLQTYAIFERDALSTGDRVSGPAVIVERETSTVVTTSFDAAIQSDGAILLIRKGSQA from the coding sequence ATGAGCTTCAACAAGGACACTATTCGTCTGGGTGCAGACATTGGTGGCACGTTCACCGACATCGCCCTGGACCTGCGTGGAAAGATCTTCTCGACCAAGGTCTTGACCAACTATTCCGCCCCCGAGCAGGCGATCCTCGACGGCATCGCGATCGTGGCCCGCGATGCCGGGATCTCGCCGGCGGACATCGACATCGTCATTCACGGCACGACGCTCGCGACCAACGCGCTGATCGAGCGTCGCGGCGCCAAGACCGCGCTGGTGACGACTGAAGGGTTCCGCGACGTCATCGAGATGCGAACCGAGAACCGGTTCGAGCAATATGATCTGAACCTGCAGCTGCCGACCCCGCTGATCCCGCGAGAGCACCGCTTCGCCGTCAAGGGCCGGATCGGCGCCGAGGGACAGGAGCTGCAGCCGCTGGACGAGGCGGCACTCGAGGAGATTGCCGACACGATCGCCGCCGGCGGCTTCGGCGCCATCGCGATCGGCTTCATCCACTCCTATGTGAACCCGTCGCATGAACGGCGGGCCCGCGAGATTCTCCGCAAGAAGCTGAACATTCCCATTTCCATCAGTGCGGAGGTCTCTCCGCAGATGCGGGAGTTCGAGCGCTTCAACACGGTCTGTGCGAACGCCTATGTTCGCCCGCAAATGGCGACTTACCTCGCCCGGTTCGAGACGCGCCTGAAGGAGCTGGGTGCCGACTGCCCGATCTTCATGATCCATTCCGGCGGCGGCATCATCTCGGTTGAAACGGCGTCGGAATTTCCGGTCCGGCTGGTGGAGTCCGGGCCCGCCGGCGGTGCCATCTTCGCGGCCGACATCGCCCAGCGCTTCGGCCTCGACAAGGTCGTGTCGTACGACATGGGCGGCACGACCGCGAAGATCTGCCTCATCGAAGACTATGCGCCGCGCACGGCCAGAACCTTCGAGGTCGCGCGGACCTATCGGTTCTGCAAGGGCTCCGGCATGCCGATCTCCATCCCGGTGATCGAGATGATCGAGATCGGCGCGGGCGGCGGCTCCATCGCATGGGTCGATGCGATGGGCCGCATCCAGACGGGCCCGGAAAGCGCCGGGTCCGAGCCAGGGCCGGCTTGCTACGGACGCGGCGGCAAACGACCGGCCATTACCGATGCCGATCTGATGCTGGGCAAGCTTGATCCGCATAATTTTGCCGGGGGCGCGATCACGCTCGACACATCCGCCGCCAAAGAGGCCATCCTGAACGATGTCGGCGAGCGCCTTTCGCTCGATGCGATGTCCACCGCCTTCGGCATCTGCGAGGTCGTGGACGAGAACATGGCGAACGCCGCCCGCGTCCATGCGGTCGAGAACGGCAAGAACATCTCCGACAACATCATGATCGCCTTCGGTGGTGCGGCTCCTCTTCATGCTGCCCGCCTTTGCGAGAAGCTCAGCATCGATCGGTGCCTCGTGCCGCAGGGCGCCGGTGTCGGATCGGCGATCGGTTTCCTCAAGGCGCCGTTCGGCTACGAGGCGGTCGCGTCCCGGCTCACGCGCCTGTCGCAATTCAACGCCGCGGAAGTGAACGCTCTTCTCGACGACCTGACGGCTTCGGCAGAGCGCTTCGTGCGAGCGGGGACCAGCGGCGCCATCGTCCGCGAGATCACCGCGTTCATGCGCTATTCCGGCCAAGGTTGGGAGATCCCCGTGCCCTTGCCCGACGAGCCGTTCGGCGACGATGCCGCCGGCAAGCTCACGGACTGGTTCCAAACCCACTACCAGCGCTTTTTTGGTCGCGCCATCGACGGGCTCGACGGGCTGGAGATCGAGGTCGTTACCTGGTCCGTGAAGGCCAGAGACAATCGGCCGGCGCCTGCACATCACGAGCTCTGTGCGGGGACCACGACCCTTCCCGCGGATTTGTGCCGCGCGGTGTTCGACCCGGCCAAGGGCTCGCTGCAGACCTACGCAATCTTCGAGCGCGATGCGCTCTCGACCGGCGACCGCGTCAGCGGCCCGGCGGTGATCGTGGAGCGCGAGACCTCGACGGTCGTCACCACCTCCTTCGATGCCGCCATCCAGAGCGACGGCGCTATTCTTCTGATCCGCAAGGGCAGCCAGGCATGA
- a CDS encoding NAD-dependent epimerase/dehydratase family protein, producing the protein MPHYERILITGAAGRLGSELRKGLAPLTKTVRLAGRTPFGELAPHEEEAVFDLADMDATIAATEGCDAIVHFGGAALESPWQAVLDSNIRGSYHIYEGARKHGVRRVIYASSVHAIGFHGIEDHIGVDAPVRPDSLYGVSKNFVESLSRLYWDKFGIESVCLRIFSSFPEPKDRRMLWSYLSFADCVRLVEASLTAPWVGHTISFGLSDNKVKTVDNSGADHLGYIPRDSSEPFRAAVEANTPTPDPKSPSVKYLGGWFCELGHPDDPK; encoded by the coding sequence ATGCCGCACTACGAACGCATCCTGATCACTGGTGCCGCTGGCCGCTTAGGGTCGGAGCTGCGAAAGGGCCTGGCGCCGCTGACCAAGACGGTCCGCCTCGCCGGTCGCACGCCCTTCGGGGAACTGGCACCGCACGAGGAAGAAGCGGTCTTCGACCTCGCCGACATGGATGCGACGATCGCCGCCACTGAGGGCTGCGACGCCATCGTCCACTTCGGCGGTGCTGCCCTTGAATCCCCTTGGCAGGCCGTCCTCGATTCCAATATCCGCGGCTCGTACCACATCTACGAAGGTGCCAGGAAACATGGGGTCAGGCGGGTCATCTACGCCTCCTCGGTTCACGCGATCGGCTTTCACGGGATCGAAGACCATATCGGCGTCGACGCGCCGGTTCGCCCTGACAGCCTCTACGGGGTCTCCAAGAACTTCGTCGAGAGCCTGAGCCGGCTCTATTGGGACAAGTTCGGCATCGAGTCGGTTTGTCTTCGGATCTTCTCGTCCTTCCCGGAACCGAAGGACCGGCGCATGCTGTGGTCCTATCTTTCGTTTGCCGACTGCGTGCGGCTGGTCGAGGCGTCGCTGACGGCACCATGGGTGGGGCACACCATTTCCTTCGGCCTGTCCGACAACAAGGTCAAAACCGTCGACAACAGCGGTGCCGACCACCTCGGCTACATTCCCCGAGATAGCTCCGAGCCGTTTCGTGCCGCGGTCGAGGCGAACACGCCTACGCCCGATCCCAAATCGCCGTCGGTCAAATACCTGGGCGGATGGTTCTGCGAACTCGGCCACCCCGACGACCCGAAGTAG
- a CDS encoding FadR/GntR family transcriptional regulator has product MKKQVDALVVSRSSREKARRQAADLHATIERHIDQGRLKPGEKIATERELAAQFGASRTVVRRALALLHEAGKIERRVGHGTIVRAANDRQGAPLSASLLDTSPAELMEFRVALEPSLAEAIVLNASERDIQAIRDCLDGGDGADGWEEWERWDRSFHLSLVAATHNRLAIGVYDAVISIRHERPWLHIKQGHTDTVLWQYYQAQHRRIVDAIASRDASAAAHAIRDHLLKVRTKMLGFAES; this is encoded by the coding sequence ATGAAAAAACAGGTCGACGCGCTCGTTGTGAGCCGCAGCAGCAGGGAGAAGGCGCGGCGGCAGGCCGCAGATCTGCACGCGACGATCGAACGGCATATCGATCAGGGGCGTCTGAAGCCCGGCGAGAAGATCGCGACGGAGCGCGAGCTCGCCGCTCAATTCGGCGCGTCGCGTACTGTCGTGCGCCGGGCGCTGGCGTTGTTGCACGAGGCGGGCAAGATCGAGCGTCGGGTTGGACATGGTACGATCGTGCGGGCCGCGAACGATCGGCAGGGGGCGCCGCTGTCGGCCTCGCTGCTCGACACGAGTCCGGCCGAGCTGATGGAATTTCGTGTCGCCCTGGAGCCCAGTCTGGCTGAGGCAATCGTGCTGAATGCGAGTGAGCGCGACATTCAGGCAATCCGGGACTGCCTTGACGGCGGCGATGGAGCCGACGGCTGGGAGGAGTGGGAGCGATGGGATCGTTCCTTCCACCTCAGCCTGGTCGCTGCGACCCACAATCGCCTCGCAATCGGCGTTTACGATGCTGTCATCAGCATTCGCCATGAGCGTCCTTGGCTACATATCAAACAAGGCCACACCGATACCGTGCTCTGGCAATACTACCAGGCGCAGCATCGCCGGATCGTTGATGCGATCGCTTCGCGGGATGCAAGTGCCGCAGCCCACGCCATCCGGGACCACCTGCTGAAAGTGCGCACCAAGATGCTCGGCTTCGCCGAAAGTTGA
- a CDS encoding thiamine pyrophosphate-dependent enzyme → MRTGGKLLVECLIALGATKSFGVPGESYLAVLDALHDTAGRLDYILCRNEGGAAFMASAYGKLTGTPGICFVTRGPGVANATIGVHTAMQDSSPMILFVGQVGTDMKGREAFQEVDYRAAFGTLAKWAVEIDDVSRLPEIVARAWTTALTGRAGPVVVALPEDMLASVTTASPLRGPATTFEPAADAKAVAATRAMLAAAQRPVILVGGTNWSEEGRTALQAFAEASDIPVVAAFRFQDQFDNHSSVFAGEAGVGMAPHVKALIRNADVILAINVRFGEMTTDGYSLLAVPEPIQKLIHVHGSDREIGKIYVPWIGIHAGPNAFAAALTPVAGNWAEWRAQARQDYAATFNAPVQPGPVDMVAVTAWLREHLPEDVILTNGAGNFTVWPNKFFQFGPKARLLAPQSGAMGYGLPAAIAAKVAFPDRTVVCFAGDGDFQMTCQELGTAMQAGAQPIVLILNNGIYGTIRAHQERTYPGRVSGTALENPDFVAIAQAYGFHAERIASTEDFAAAFRRALASATGAVLDLDISPEALTPRQTLSQMRDAALASQRAKS, encoded by the coding sequence ATGCGTACCGGAGGAAAACTTCTTGTCGAATGCCTGATCGCGCTAGGCGCGACCAAGAGCTTCGGTGTTCCGGGCGAGAGCTACCTCGCGGTGCTCGACGCGCTCCACGATACCGCTGGCCGCCTCGACTACATCCTGTGCCGCAACGAGGGCGGTGCCGCGTTCATGGCGTCGGCCTACGGCAAGCTCACAGGCACGCCCGGCATCTGCTTTGTTACCCGTGGCCCCGGCGTCGCCAACGCCACGATCGGCGTGCATACGGCGATGCAGGACAGCTCGCCCATGATCCTGTTCGTGGGTCAGGTCGGCACCGACATGAAGGGACGCGAAGCGTTTCAGGAGGTCGACTACCGGGCCGCATTTGGGACGCTCGCGAAATGGGCGGTCGAGATCGACGACGTTTCGCGTCTGCCCGAAATCGTCGCCAGGGCATGGACCACGGCGCTGACCGGCCGTGCCGGGCCCGTCGTCGTGGCACTGCCTGAGGACATGCTTGCCAGCGTCACGACCGCCTCCCCTCTTCGCGGGCCGGCGACGACCTTCGAGCCTGCCGCCGACGCAAAGGCCGTTGCCGCCACCCGCGCAATGCTCGCCGCGGCGCAAAGGCCGGTCATCCTCGTCGGCGGGACGAACTGGTCCGAAGAGGGGCGCACGGCGCTTCAGGCGTTCGCCGAGGCGTCGGACATTCCGGTGGTCGCAGCTTTCCGGTTCCAGGATCAGTTCGACAACCACTCGTCGGTATTCGCCGGCGAGGCCGGCGTCGGCATGGCGCCTCACGTCAAGGCCCTGATCCGGAACGCTGATGTGATCCTGGCCATCAACGTGCGGTTCGGCGAGATGACGACCGACGGATACAGCTTGCTGGCCGTGCCCGAACCGATCCAGAAGCTGATCCACGTCCACGGGTCGGATCGCGAAATCGGCAAGATCTATGTGCCCTGGATTGGTATCCACGCCGGCCCGAATGCATTTGCCGCGGCACTGACACCGGTCGCGGGCAACTGGGCCGAATGGCGGGCCCAGGCGCGCCAGGACTATGCGGCGACGTTCAACGCCCCGGTCCAGCCGGGGCCGGTCGACATGGTCGCGGTCACGGCGTGGCTCCGGGAACACCTGCCGGAGGACGTCATCCTCACCAACGGCGCCGGCAATTTCACGGTCTGGCCGAACAAGTTCTTTCAATTCGGCCCCAAGGCGCGGCTGCTGGCGCCGCAGTCGGGCGCCATGGGCTACGGCCTGCCCGCGGCCATTGCCGCCAAGGTGGCCTTCCCCGACCGCACCGTCGTCTGCTTCGCCGGAGACGGCGACTTTCAGATGACCTGCCAGGAACTCGGGACCGCGATGCAGGCCGGCGCCCAGCCGATCGTGCTCATCCTCAACAACGGCATTTACGGCACGATCCGCGCGCATCAGGAGCGGACATATCCCGGCCGAGTGTCGGGGACTGCGCTCGAAAACCCCGACTTCGTGGCCATCGCCCAGGCCTATGGCTTCCATGCCGAGCGGATCGCTTCGACTGAAGACTTCGCCGCGGCATTTCGGCGGGCGCTCGCATCGGCGACCGGCGCCGTGCTCGACCTCGACATTTCCCCGGAGGCTTTGACGCCTCGCCAAACCCTTTCCCAGATGCGTGATGCCGCGCTCGCCTCGCAGAGGGCCAAGTCATGA